The following DNA comes from Candidatus Poribacteria bacterium.
TATGACCTTTTTCTCTAATTCCGTGTGTAAGGTGTTCTCTTCAAAATCTGGGACACCTTCAACCGGTAGAAACAGATCGCCAGCGTCAGAGAGTTGAAAGAGTGTAACGTCCGTAAGTTCACTATTACTTGCATAGAGTACACCATTGGCTGTTGCGACTTTCGCTTTCGCTCCCTCCAATGAAGCATTTTCGTCAGGACTCAAGCCAATGGATTCCCACGACTCACCGCCATCTGTAGACTTGAGCATTCCGGTAGGTGTTAGCGCGTAGAGAACATTTTCGACCGTAACCAGACTCTGAACATGGGAACTCACAAGTCCGCTCATAAAGGGGTGCCACGTGAAACCGCCATCCGTTGAACGTATTATCTCAGAAGGATGGTAATCCGTTTTGTAAAAATTGTTTTCATCCAATGCGACAACAGGAGACGCACCAGACGTACCAGACGTATGCCGGTCGCGTCCCGGATCCACCCACGTCTTACCATGGTCGTATGAGAGTAGAGCACCACCGGTACCCACTACCATAAGTGTCCCTCCAACTGGCACAACTTCAACAGCGGCTATTAACTTGACAGGATGTTGGTGAGAAGGGGGCGTAATATCGGTCCAAGAATCGCCGAGGTCGGTAGAAAAGAGAACTGAGGCATGAGGGGTCCACCCCGGCATCCCTCGTGGACCGATGATTGTTCCGATGTAAAGCTTATCTTCAGCAACTGCCAACGATTTGACACCTTGTTTCGATTGTGTCGGCACCGTCAATTTTTTCCAATTATCGGTAAACCGGAAAAGTCCGGCACTCGCCCCAACAAAGAGGATATTATTAACGGCGAGCGCGTCGTAAATGCGGAAATTAGGATCCCCTGCCTCCGGTACGACATCGGATCGCAAGACATGCCCTATGGATTCCCACTGCTTCCCAGCATCCTGAGAACGAAACACCTCCGTTCTGAGAATGAGGTACATCGTTATATCAACACTCTGTGCGCTGCGTTCTTGAGGTGCATCTGTGATAACCAAAGCGACGGCACGTCCTTTGGGACGGTCACTGAGGACCTCCCATGTTCTGCCATCATCAATTGAAGTTAAGACTTCATCGGTCGTGAGGAGATAGAGAGTATCGCCGTGTTCCGCCATAACTCCCGCAAATTCCCGATTCGGACCGGCAGAACTAACAAACGTCCACGCGTCCGTTTTTTCGGCGAGTTTATAAAGCCCTGTTTTTGTAATAGTGTAGAGGGTTTGGTCGGACGCAAGAAAGAGTTCAGCTGCTGAAACGCCTCCGGGTCCCCTCGTTTGGACCCATTGCGGTTCTGCTATCGAAACGTCCACTTCATCCGTCTGCGCGGCTGCAATGAGAAACGATTCCATTTGGAATCCAGCCCTACCGTTTTTACCCGGTATATCGGCTCTTCCAAATTGGGTCAGTCGGTCAGATTTGTGTTCCAACGCTCGAACAACAGGTGCCTCAACCAATTCTATTGTCATTTCCGATGCGGCATCCAAGTTGTAGGGCTGCTGGAAACGCGACAACGCACGAGGTCCCATCCCGACCATCAAGATAACCAAAAAGGTCGAGGCGAATGAAAATCCCCACGGCATCCAAGGTTTGCTTACGGAAGGAGATGCTGGTTTAATACGAGCGATTTCACGCATGATGTTCTCAGTTAAGGTCGGTGGTAATCGAAAGATACCTGAGAAAGTATGGAGCAAATGCTCTTGCTCTTTCAATCGCTTGCGGGCACGGCGAAGTCGGCTTCTAATTGTGTTCGGCGATACACCCAAAAACGCGCTAACCTCCTCGCTTGTCATTTCTGCCAGATAAAACAGTGTGACAACAGTGCGCTCGCTTTCAGGCAGCTTTTGGAGCAGGCGTTTGACGAGTTCGCGCTGGTGGTCAATAGAGGCTTCTTCGTCACGCGCTGCTGTATATCGAGCATAACATAACTCCTCTAACTCGGTTGTGGGCATCGCATCCAGGGATGTCGTTGATACCTGCTTCTTTCGGAGCCATGAGATACAGTGCCGCGTGGTGATTACATAGAGCCATCCCGGAAAATGATCTGGCGGTTTCAGCGTCGATAACTTTTTATACACTTTCAGGAAAATATCCTGTGTGATTTCTTCGGCGGTATGGAAATCACCTATCTTCCGCCAGACAAGGGTATGAACCCATTTCTGGTATTTCTTGACGAGCGTGGTAAATGCACCCTCGTCTCCATCTAAAGTCCGTTGAATTAATGCAACATCATTCTCTTTCATCAGTCTCCCTCCGAAAAAATAAATAATAAGGCTTCATAATATAGTAACGCACTTTGGAGACCGAAATGGTGCATAAAATGCAATTTTCGGAAGAATGCCTGTTTAAAGATGCAAAGGCGAGGTTGCAAACCTCGCCCAGCAAAAGGAAAATCAAGGACACATAAATGGAAAAGCGGAGAAAATATTTATCGACTATCCCGCTGAAAACGGAGTATGCCGCTGTGTTTTGTACCGATGTAAAGCACTTCGTCAGCAATAGCGAGAGAAGTTGCCGCATAAGGTGCTTCCGAGGCGATCCGTCTCCATGTATCCATCTGATCATCAACCTGATAAACGCCATTATCACGCACGCCGTAAAGGATTGCGTCCTCAGCTGCAATCCAATCCATAAGGAGCGGATCTCCGTCACTATCGGTGAGTGTCTGCCAGACCTCGCTATTAAGCGAACGCATGACTCCCATATCCGTTGAAATATAGACCGTTGAACCCGCAAATACGATGTCCTTGAAGTATTCAAATGGAAAAGCGAGATTTTCGGTGATGTCGTTCCAAGTATCTCCGTTGTCCAAGGATTGGAAAAGTTCGCCCTCTCGCTTACCTGCATAGACAATGTTCCTCGAAACCGCAAGGGTGAATCCTTTTCCGTCAATAGGTGGGAATTCTCCTTGATCTTCCAAACCGGTGTAGTGCCACGCTGTTTCGCCGGGTCGCCATCTGAAAAGTTTCCGTCGGTGCTCCATAAACACAGTTTCCCCAGCGAGGACAAACCCTCCATTTCTTGTGTCCTCTTCAGCGATAAAGAGTAAACTCTCTCGCCACTGCCGCTCTGTTTCACGAACATTGACGTTGGTTTCTCTGGCTTCCCTAAGCCTTTTCTTCCATTCAACATACAGATTATCTTCCTTGAAATCCGGTATGCCTTGCACAGGTACCAGTTCATTACTTTCGACAGGAAGGTGCAAAAGTTGCGTTCGATGACTGGCAATGCTGCTTACATAGAGGGTTTCATCGGTTGTTTCAATCCTCGGAATCAGGAGTTTACCTCCGCCACTCACGTTAATAGCCTCCCAAGATTCACCTCTGTTCGCCGATTTAGCAACCTTACCACCGCTAACTACATAGAGCATGTTTTTGTCTGCAATCAGATTCTGTACATCGGCACTCACGAGTCCCTTTACAAAGGGATGCCACGAGCGACCGCCATCTGTTGAGCGTGTTACCCCAGAGAGTTGAGATTTGAAAAAATTATTTTCATCCAAGGCTACAACAGGCAAGAAGCCACCCGTAAAGGCATGCGGGGCGCGTCCTGGATCCTCCCATGTCCTGCCATGATCATAAGAAAGCAGAGCCCCACCGGGACCTATCACCATAAGTGTGTCTCCAACGGAAACGATCTTAACTGTGCCGATTAATTTAACTGGATGTTCAGCGGTGCTTGGGGTGATGTCGGTCCATGAATCTCCGAAGTCGGTTGAATAGAAGAGTGAACAATGAGGGGCATCCGGCTGATCTGAAATCGTTGCGACATAGAGTCTATCTTCGGTAGCTGCCAACGAATTGACACCTGCAAGGGTCGGTAGCGTTACTTTATTCCAATCGCCGGTAAACCGAAAAAGTCCGCGACTCGTTCCCACAAAGAGGATTCGGTTCGTTCCAGCATAGATGATGTCATCAATGGCAGCAGCGTCATGAATTCTTAATTCAATGTCTGCTTCCTCTGGGGCGATATCGGCTCGCAAACTCTCGCCTATAGCGATCCACTGCTTACCTCCATCTTCAGAACGAAATACCTCTGTGCTGAGAACAAGAAACATTGTCATATCAACGCTCTGGG
Coding sequences within:
- a CDS encoding sigma-70 family RNA polymerase sigma factor translates to MKENDVALIQRTLDGDEGAFTTLVKKYQKWVHTLVWRKIGDFHTAEEITQDIFLKVYKKLSTLKPPDHFPGWLYVITTRHCISWLRKKQVSTTSLDAMPTTELEELCYARYTAARDEEASIDHQRELVKRLLQKLPESERTVVTLFYLAEMTSEEVSAFLGVSPNTIRSRLRRARKRLKEQEHLLHTFSGIFRLPPTLTENIMREIARIKPASPSVSKPWMPWGFSFASTFLVILMVGMGPRALSRFQQPYNLDAASEMTIELVEAPVVRALEHKSDRLTQFGRADIPGKNGRAGFQMESFLIAAAQTDEVDVSIAEPQWVQTRGPGGVSAAELFLASDQTLYTITKTGLYKLAEKTDAWTFVSSAGPNREFAGVMAEHGDTLYLLTTDEVLTSIDDGRTWEVLSDRPKGRAVALVITDAPQERSAQSVDITMYLILRTEVFRSQDAGKQWESIGHVLRSDVVPEAGDPNFRIYDALAVNNILFVGASAGLFRFTDNWKKLTVPTQSKQGVKSLAVAEDKLYIGTIIGPRGMPGWTPHASVLFSTDLGDSWTDITPPSHQHPVKLIAAVEVVPVGGTLMVVGTGGALLSYDHGKTWVDPGRDRHTSGTSGASPVVALDENNFYKTDYHPSEIIRSTDGGFTWHPFMSGLVSSHVQSLVTVENVLYALTPTGMLKSTDGGESWESIGLSPDENASLEGAKAKVATANGVLYASNSELTDVTLFQLSDAGDLFLPVEGVPDFEENTLHTELEKKVIKMGENDADLDKAQELWSAGGDRIVEEWRTNGTFTLADDTVFMEYRHKLYRWRRGETAWHYTGLEDSGFLTLPDESAKGLTLGVSGDVVYAGKREGELFQSLDNGDTWNDITESLPFPFVYFKEIVFAGSTVYILTDAGVMRSLNGEVWHALTDTNGKMLLMDRIVADGLTLYGICDSGVYQVDNQTGTWKHIAPVPPHTVTSLAVDGDTFYIGTKHNGVFRLQRANQ